Proteins from a genomic interval of uncultured Methanocorpusculum sp.:
- a CDS encoding 50S ribosomal protein L3, producing the protein MRTVRPRAGSLAYYPRKRAKGIVPKYQSWPEYNGQPMLQGFAGYKAGMTHVIMIDDHKKSPTEGKEVMVPVTVIEIPAMTVAAIRVYVKDTYGKHPLTEVWAENLEALSGRITKAKTNNAAKATEKINAAIGDVVEVMVLMYTKPTELTGIPKKVPDLMEIRVAGGSVQERFDYALSILGTDVDMKSLLSEGQFADITGITKGKGFQGAVKRFGITLRKRKHARTKKERHIGTLGPWTPHHVRWQVPMPGQMGFQQRTEFNKRIIKIGENADEINPAGGFLHYGLVRNNYVLIKGSIPGPAKRLVRIRSATRMGEQKIQAPVVEYVSLQSKQG; encoded by the coding sequence ATGAGAACAGTGAGACCCCGTGCTGGGTCACTCGCATACTATCCCCGTAAACGGGCCAAGGGAATTGTACCAAAGTACCAGTCCTGGCCGGAATACAATGGGCAGCCAATGCTCCAGGGATTTGCAGGCTACAAAGCCGGTATGACCCATGTGATCATGATCGACGATCACAAAAAGAGTCCGACTGAAGGTAAGGAAGTAATGGTTCCCGTAACCGTTATCGAGATCCCCGCCATGACCGTTGCAGCCATCCGTGTTTACGTTAAGGATACCTACGGCAAACACCCGCTTACCGAAGTCTGGGCAGAAAATCTCGAAGCACTTTCCGGCAGAATCACCAAAGCAAAGACCAACAATGCTGCAAAAGCAACCGAGAAGATCAATGCTGCAATTGGCGATGTTGTTGAAGTAATGGTGCTCATGTACACCAAACCGACTGAACTCACCGGTATTCCAAAGAAGGTCCCGGACCTTATGGAGATCCGTGTTGCAGGCGGCAGTGTACAGGAACGCTTTGACTACGCTCTTTCCATCCTTGGAACCGATGTCGATATGAAGTCCCTCTTAAGCGAGGGTCAGTTTGCCGACATTACCGGTATCACCAAAGGAAAAGGATTCCAGGGCGCCGTCAAGAGATTCGGCATTACCCTTCGTAAGAGAAAGCACGCAAGAACCAAGAAGGAAAGACATATCGGAACTCTTGGTCCATGGACTCCCCACCACGTCCGCTGGCAGGTACCAATGCCGGGTCAGATGGGTTTCCAGCAGCGTACTGAGTTCAACAAACGCATCATCAAGATCGGTGAGAACGCAGACGAAATCAACCCGGCAGGCGGCTTCCTCCACTACGGTCTTGTACGTAACAACTACGTCCTGATCAAAGGAAGCATTCCCGGACCGGCAAAGCGTCTTGTTAGAATCCGTTCAGCAACCCGTATGGGCGAGCAGAAGATTCAGGCCCCGGTTGTAGAATATGTCAGTCTTCAGAGCAAACAGGGGTGA
- a CDS encoding Tfx family DNA-binding protein, whose amino-acid sequence MKDTLLTDRQKEVIRFRKKGMTQQQIADRLGTSKANICTIEKSANENIRRAKETLEFLYTLDATELCILPEGTDLIEAPKIIYIAAAPLNIKIRFDTLALINRISSYMPEKIKGRHVKEDIIVYLNNDGELYFG is encoded by the coding sequence ATGAAAGATACGCTTCTTACTGACCGTCAGAAGGAAGTCATACGATTTCGTAAAAAAGGTATGACGCAGCAGCAGATTGCTGACCGACTTGGCACATCCAAGGCCAACATCTGCACTATTGAAAAATCCGCCAATGAAAATATTCGTCGGGCAAAGGAGACATTGGAGTTTCTGTATACGCTTGACGCCACTGAACTGTGTATTCTTCCGGAAGGTACGGATCTGATAGAGGCTCCAAAGATCATCTATATCGCAGCGGCCCCCCTCAATATTAAAATTCGTTTTGACACACTTGCCTTAATCAACAGGATTTCATCATATATGCCTGAAAAAATCAAAGGCCGGCATGTGAAAGAGGATATCATTGTTTATTTGAATAATGACGGCGAACTGTACTTTGGCTGA